A window of Aeromicrobium sp. A1-2 contains these coding sequences:
- a CDS encoding NADH-quinone oxidoreductase subunit B family protein, which produces MGIEEKLPSGVLLSTVEGLAGYMRKASFWPATFGLACCAIEMMTFGAPRFDSARFGMEVFRPSPRQADLMIVAGRVSNKMAPVLRQIYDQMAGPKYVLAMGVCASSGGMFNNYAIVQGVDHVVPVDMYLPGCPPRPEMLIDAILKLHDQIQHQKLGVNRLNEIKQDEKVAMLATPTSAMKGLMR; this is translated from the coding sequence GTGGGAATTGAAGAAAAGCTGCCATCGGGAGTTCTGCTCTCGACCGTCGAAGGCCTGGCGGGCTACATGCGCAAGGCCTCGTTCTGGCCCGCGACGTTCGGCCTTGCGTGCTGCGCGATCGAGATGATGACCTTCGGTGCACCGCGATTCGACTCCGCGCGCTTCGGCATGGAGGTCTTCCGCCCCTCGCCGCGTCAGGCCGACCTGATGATCGTCGCGGGTCGGGTCAGCAACAAGATGGCTCCGGTCCTGCGCCAGATCTACGACCAGATGGCCGGCCCCAAGTACGTCCTCGCGATGGGCGTCTGCGCCAGCTCGGGCGGCATGTTCAACAACTATGCGATCGTGCAGGGCGTCGACCATGTCGTCCCCGTCGACATGTACCTGCCGGGCTGCCCGCCGCGCCCCGAGATGCTGATCGACGCGATCCTCAAGCTGCACGACCAGATCCAGCACCAGAAGCTGGGCGTCAACCGGCTCAACGAAATCAAGCAGGACGAGAAGGTCGCGATGCTCGCCACGCCGACCTCCGCGATGAAGGGCCTGATGCGCTGA
- a CDS encoding NADH-quinone oxidoreductase subunit C: MVDAKGNKDEKDAGTKTQDGSHETQAELVRAGTTQLEVVEVREGAFGAHGTGDTSGFGGLTRPVMMPGASQQPYGGWYDEVADQLATITEIEGAIEKVVVDRGEITFYVRRQLLLETVTHLRNDPVLRFEFCSSLSGVHFPHETGRELHVAYHLLSMTHNRRIRLEVTAPEEDPHIPSVVSIYPTADWQEREAWDFFGIIFDGHPGLTRILMPDDWPGHPQRKDYPLGGIPVEYKGGTIAPPDQRRSYS; the protein is encoded by the coding sequence ATGGTCGATGCCAAGGGCAACAAGGACGAGAAGGATGCGGGCACCAAGACGCAGGACGGCTCGCACGAGACCCAGGCCGAGTTGGTGCGTGCCGGCACCACGCAGCTCGAGGTCGTCGAGGTCCGCGAAGGCGCGTTCGGTGCCCACGGCACCGGCGACACCAGCGGCTTCGGCGGGCTGACCCGGCCGGTCATGATGCCCGGGGCGAGCCAGCAGCCCTACGGAGGCTGGTACGACGAGGTCGCCGACCAGCTCGCGACGATCACCGAGATCGAGGGCGCGATCGAGAAGGTCGTCGTCGACCGCGGCGAGATCACGTTCTACGTCCGGCGTCAGCTCCTGCTCGAGACCGTGACCCACCTGCGCAACGACCCGGTCCTGCGGTTCGAGTTCTGCTCCAGCCTCAGCGGCGTCCACTTCCCGCACGAGACGGGCCGCGAGCTGCATGTCGCCTACCACCTGCTGTCGATGACCCACAACCGGCGGATCCGCCTGGAGGTCACGGCACCCGAGGAGGATCCGCACATCCCCAGCGTCGTCAGCATCTACCCGACGGCGGACTGGCAGGAGCGGGAGGCCTGGGACTTCTTCGGGATCATCTTCGACGGCCACCCCGGTCTGACCCGCATCCTGATGCCGGACGACTGGCCCGGACACCCCCAGCGCAAGGACTACCCACTGGGTGGAATTCCCGTGGAGTACAAGGGCGGGACGATCGCCCCACCGGACCAGCGGAGGAGCTATTCATGA
- a CDS encoding NADH-quinone oxidoreductase subunit D — MSATTDPYAGTTDSSEGTVFTVTGQDWDTIDAAAVEGDHLVINMGPQHPSTHGVLRLVLEIDGETVRDARAGIGYLHTGIEKNMEFRTWTQGVTFCTRMDYVAPFSNEAAYVMAVERLLDIEVPEKAQAMRVLLLELNRISSHLVCLATGGMEIGALTVMTCGFRDRELILDLFEMITGLRMNHAFFRPGGVAQDLPDGAIEKIRSTVRLLKKRLPEYAALCNANPIFKARLKGVGHLDLAGCLALGLTGPVLRATGYDWDLRKKQPYWGYETYDFDVVTRDEPDAYGRFRVRLDEMWESIKIVEQATERLAGMEGQPVMVADKKIAWPSQLSVGSDGQGNSAEHIKHIMGESMEALIHHFKIVTEGFRVPAGQAYASIESPRGEIGCHAVSDGGTRPYRAHFRDPSFINLQGTSVMSEGGMLSDVIVAIASIDPVMGGVDR, encoded by the coding sequence ATGAGCGCGACAACTGATCCTTACGCCGGCACCACAGACTCCAGCGAGGGCACGGTCTTCACCGTCACCGGCCAGGACTGGGACACGATCGACGCCGCGGCGGTCGAGGGTGACCACCTGGTCATCAACATGGGGCCGCAGCACCCGTCAACCCACGGCGTGCTCCGGCTCGTGCTCGAGATCGACGGCGAGACCGTCCGTGACGCGCGGGCTGGCATCGGCTACCTGCACACCGGCATCGAGAAGAACATGGAGTTCCGCACCTGGACCCAGGGCGTGACGTTCTGCACCCGGATGGACTACGTCGCGCCGTTCTCCAACGAGGCCGCGTACGTCATGGCGGTCGAGCGGCTGCTCGACATCGAGGTGCCCGAGAAGGCGCAGGCGATGCGTGTCCTGTTGCTCGAGCTCAACCGGATCTCCTCGCACCTGGTCTGTCTCGCGACGGGTGGCATGGAGATCGGCGCACTGACGGTCATGACGTGTGGCTTCCGCGACCGCGAGCTGATCCTTGACCTGTTCGAGATGATCACCGGCCTGCGCATGAACCACGCGTTCTTCCGCCCCGGTGGCGTTGCCCAGGACCTGCCCGACGGCGCGATCGAAAAGATCCGCTCGACCGTGCGGCTGCTCAAGAAGCGCCTGCCCGAGTACGCGGCGCTGTGCAACGCCAACCCGATCTTCAAGGCCCGGCTGAAGGGCGTGGGCCACCTTGACCTCGCAGGCTGCCTGGCACTGGGTCTGACCGGTCCGGTGCTCCGCGCGACCGGCTACGACTGGGACCTGCGCAAGAAGCAGCCCTACTGGGGCTACGAGACGTACGACTTCGACGTCGTGACGCGCGACGAGCCGGACGCCTACGGCCGGTTCCGGGTGCGTCTGGACGAGATGTGGGAGTCCATCAAGATTGTCGAGCAGGCCACCGAGCGTCTCGCCGGCATGGAGGGTCAGCCCGTCATGGTCGCCGACAAGAAGATCGCCTGGCCCTCGCAGCTCAGTGTCGGCTCGGACGGTCAGGGCAACTCCGCCGAGCACATCAAGCACATCATGGGTGAGTCGATGGAAGCGTTGATCCACCACTTCAAGATCGTGACGGAAGGCTTCCGGGTGCCTGCCGGCCAGGCCTACGCCAGCATCGAGTCGCCGCGTGGTGAGATCGGCTGCCACGCAGTGTCCGACGGAGGCACGCGCCCCTATCGGGCCCACTTCCGCGACCCGTCGTTCATCAACCTCCAGGGCACCTCGGTCATGAGCGAGGGCGGCATGCTCTCGGACGTCATCG